cgaacttctcaatgtcAAACCTTGTTGTTGTCATCTCTAAatgggctgatctatgaaaaaTTGAACTAACTCTGATACCACCTGTTGGGGATCAACCTGATTAAataacgaacaagtaaaaaatagcgggataaatttagaaatttaacacacaaatttaacatggaaaaacatcttcaaagaggataaaaaaaacaacgagaaaagataattttactataatggtaaaagaacgaagagtacaaaagatggagataaaaattaaaccccaaaACTCGAAAATAAAGTACCCTTAAAACGTAAAcccaaaattctccaaaagtgttattagttctaatatttaatgaatgtttttgtaaggttgtaaaagagtctatttataggctaaattttgtaggtcaaataaattatgctaataaatgctaactatattttactaataaatattgaatcttttaaaaagaaaaaatatttttgcttaacttgacttgcaagcaatatcttattttagttaataggaatttgggtcacacaactctaatatGATGAATAGCTCATTGCCCCTAAAGCACAATATCTTAGTGTCATAGATGCACTAatgtatcttgcaaacaacacaagacTTGATATAGTGTTTCAAAATTTAGCTCTTCTCCAACACGTAGACATTGGAATGGAATTAACCATATGTTTAGATATATTAGAAGAACAACTTGTATGggcttatttttcttaaatgattCACAATCTGGATATGTTGAAGCTAGATTTTTTTTAGACTTGTCTAAGGACAATCCCAAATgggatatttatttacataagaAGGTAAAACCATATCATTGTGTTTAATGAAACAAACATTAGTTGTCACATCttcaaataatgtataaataatTGCAAAGCATTATTCTAGTCGAGACTGTGTTTGGCTAAGGCTAATGACCCAACATACTTAAAAGGAATGTAATTTACCTTTACAAGAAAATGCATCAACTATCGTAGGTGAACATAATGCAGTGCGTATATCTCAATTAAAAAGATGACACATCAAATGAGATATAACGAGatatatttcaccaaaattattcttcactcATAATCTTGAGAAGAAAAGTGACATTGAAGTTCAAAAAATTCGTTCTAGTGATAATTCAGTAGTTTTGTTTACTGAGACATTACCTACTGCAACATTTGAAAGGCTGGTAATTGCAATGCACCAATTCAAAGATATTAAGTGGCATTGTAATTAGAGGGAGTCTAGAAACATTTATCATTTTCCTTTAATCAAGGTTTTATCCTTTTGGGTTTTCCTGATAAATGTTTCTAACAAGGCAACTTATAGTGGACGATTGTGTACTATTTTCCTTCATTACGTTTTTATCCTACAAGATTTttcctaataaaatttttaatgagggacatttttttaataaacatccTAGAGGAGTgttataaactaattaaatatggATGTCCATAATTACCTTAAACTCCCCTCTttaatttatgagaaaaaaatCCCCTATTAAATTTTgacaataaaatatgtaataacataaagaaaatgattatttattacatatgtaTTATAATAGCTGAACCCCATGTGATGGCCTGATGGCCAAGGGTGTTCACCACCCTAGGTGTGGCCTAGGTTCGAGTCGCATTTGTTGTTCGGGTTTTGCCCTATTAttgtaattcataaaaaaataaagcatagttagtacaaatttaaactagaaattagaaagatgagtaaaattcttgtaaaatataagacctcttcaaaataagcaaaaaatatTCCTTCTCTTTGCTAAATATAAGTAATGAGAGTGGCCAaatattaccaattgaattagtttattgCTAACTCGTATACTAAACCATGTGTAAAGAATAATACTCTTACCATACATAATATATGTTTCAAAAAGCAATTAACCGAATGcaagaaaacctaaaaatagAGGCATtgtaagtaaaaattaaataaataaattctccCAACATCTTTCGCTTGctaatattatcttttatttattctataacatgtttaatttattattatttatgaatagATTTTTGTTTTAGAGTCAtgaatgagttttaatggttcatgaaaaatattcaattatgcATATAAATGAGCATACtaatttaatacatatgaacaaattcatttaatttaaatcatactTTCAGTCATACTCAATTTTAAGTAAACCAAGGTTATatactatattaaaatattttaacaaacaTGAATCGAATACAAACCTACCAAAAAACTCAATAtagacaaatttttatttatctaaactcaatttatttacCATCTAATTTTGGCATGCAACAACCAACCAACCAATCAAGGAGTTGCAACTCATTAAAATTGAAGTATGTTAGGATTGACCAGATTAAGcaatgaacaagtaaaaaatagcagaagaaattgaaaaattaaacatacaaatttaacatgaaaaatttCTCTTCGAAGATgataaaaaaaccacgggtaaagataattttactataatggtaaaagaatgaagagtacaaaagatgaagataaaaactaaactccgaaacccaaaaataaagaaccctcaaaacgtaaacataaaattctccaaaagtgttatgagttctaatcttttaatgggtgtgttttctaaggttgtaaaagagtctatttataggctaaattcgtaggtcaaataaattatgctaataaatgctaaatatattatactaataaatactaaatcttctacaaagaaaatatattttgtttaacttgacttgcaagtaatctcttattttatttaaaaggaaTTTGAGTCACAAAACTCTAATAATCTCCACATTGACATGAATTCtcacaacgccatctttgccaaaacccGTCatgggcctatcttgaactatgtagggaattaactgagtcaaatctgtgcttagaagctggaagacttctaaCTTTCGACTTGTGCATTGTAAAATCAAAACGAAttgggtctgattttcacgaacacaatGCCTTAACTTTTCAGAACctacatccaaaagagaacctctcttcaacgaaacggtcatacccTTTCCCCTtatatgaccaagttgcctccactccaaacgagttgacttcgactccgtAATGGACAAGGGACGTTCGGTTTCAttggtcactgtagaacctttcagaatataaagattgtctgtctttttaccttttaacaaaacgagatcCCACGAGACAACTTAATGCAGCTTGACTCAATGTTGATTCTGCAACCTTTTAAGTCTAacatactcaaggagatgagattcttacGTAAATTAGGTACATACATGACATCTGAGAGGGtactaatcgtcccatcgtgcatcctaattttaacagtaccaataccgatTACCTTATtggatgaatcgtttcccatgcacACAACTCCAcattcaaccgaactgtatgtggaaAAGCACTCTTTGTttggacacatgtggaaagaacatctcgAATCTAGGATTCAGTCAGACGTAAGCTCAAAGCTATCACtcattgacactaacaagaaatcatccccactttcattggccaaattagcaccagctacatcttccttaTTACTCTCAGCAACCCTTTTATTTCTTAGTTTATAACAATCAGCTTTGACGTGACCGAACTTCTTACAGTAGCGACACATTTTGTTTcacttctttgatgctaccacaGAAGCTTggctatctgccttgctatccgaaccaaactcattgtcgagtttgtctttactcaaaaaatgacatTTCACATCCTTGAACAAGAGTTTGTTTCTACCATTAATTAgagtctccctgaaagacttgtatgaagagggtaaagagcacaataatagcatagcttgatcttcatcgtcaatcttaacctcaacattctttaaatcattcaaaagagtaagagtaataaattgactttTATGTAAGAAGCTCATCTTTGTTTATACGAAACGTAAATATAGACATTGTTTCAACACTTAAcagttagccagagacttagtcgcataaagagtttctaaccttttccacaagacagatgaggttttctccatcaatacctcctacaataccctattcgcgaggcacaactggattgcagataGTGCATTTTCATCAAGCTTTTACCATTCTGTCTGATCTAGATTTTCAGGCTTTTTCTCGGTAGCGACCTTTCTCAAGCtggtttgaactagaattgtcatCATCAGAACTTGtcacaaattgaaatttgtgacaccatcaAACTTCTTAAtgtcaaaccttgttgctgccatctctAAACGGGCTGATctacaaaaaattaaactagctcCGACACCATTTGTTGGGGATCGACTCGATTAAGCAGCgaataagtaaaaaatagcagaagaaattaagaaattgaacacacaaatttaacgtgaaaaaatctctccaaagatgataaaaaaatcatgggtaatgataattttactataatgacaaaagaacgaagagtacaaaagatggagataaaaattaaaacccgaaacctaaaaacaaagaatcctcaaaatgtaaacataaaattctctaaaagtgtGTTATGAGTTTTAATCTTTTGATTGATGTGTtttttaaggttgtaaaagTGTCTGTTTATAGGTTAAATTCGTAAGTTAAATAAATTGTgctaataaatgataaatatattatactaataaatactaaatattctaaaaatatatatattttatttaatttaacttacaaATAATctcttatattatttaataaaaatttgagtcGTATAactttaatagaataaaattatatatgtaaactATAATAAAAAGACAACCATTTGAATTTCATGCCTCTCATGTAAGCTTTGCATCatcatagaaaaatatattgataaaacgtttttaaccaaaaaagaaTGGAGGTTAGTTTGATGTGATGTGATGTACACCACTGTCATGTGTTTGCAGTCCCATAGATTCCATCAGGGAAGCCCATCCGTACGACGATGCACTCTGATAGACAAACCCatactcaattaaataatttatttaattaggtatatttatataaatggaGCTAATAGCGACTTAACTTTGAAGTGCTagcaaacttttttttaaaagaataagttGAAGAAGATGGAAAATAACAACCAAAAAAATCTGTcaggaaattaaaagaaaattgggtCAACATAGGCCAGGGCAGACTggcttatatatttatatatattatataatttatgataTTAGTATAATTCACCACTCATTTATAGATGATTAATTCACCCGCgtcgtatttttaatttaatatttaatattttaatattttctctttcattaaaattttaaatataaataatttaatatatttttaatatttacattatagtattatatattatattattaaaatataattttatatgacaTAAatgcataatatataaaaataatatactataatatcatatttcaaaatgaGTTGGGCCCGAATATTGGAGcacaaatcaaattatattttaaacgagtctaatattttatctaaatcctctaaaaatttaattaaaactttcagCTTGGGCAGGTAGCGGTGCTTGAAAATAGGTTAAATGATTAaagttttagttaagttttgaGACTTTTGAGAATAATGAGATTTTTAATAGAGAATGAGTTGCAAATGtagttatttgaattttaaatatgttggaacatgacttttaaaaagtgatttaagacaataatattttggtttagtggtaagaGTAATATGTTGTAAGCATGAGAGTTTAGTTTCGATCCTAAGCAACTATATTCCCTCcctcaattataaaaaaaaataagtgaTTTAACAATTccttaacaataattatttgatatattgctgagattttttttaaattttagaaacaaagttaaaaaattatcatatatccttaattgatatttaaagaaaattaaataaatgagacAGTTAGTgatcttttaactatttttgaACCGCGAAAAACAGCAAATTTCACTTTTTGGAAGGTACCATAAAAAATTTCACTCAAAATAAGTTTAGTTTTGAGGTGATAAGTAGATCTTACTTAAAaacaatagaagaaaaaaaaaaagcggCAGAATGCACAAACTCTCAAtgataaaagtaatttaattaggtCAAAATGAACCACAATGGAATGGTGAAAGAATTGATAATACAACTCCTGAATTCCAACTCTGAACCAGTATTTAATTTCACATGCAATAAATTTGACGTTGTTCTAAAGGCAAGAACGTGATTGTACACTTACCCCCAGAATTGGATGAAAGGAGACTTCTCAAAATTGTACTGCATGAATTTCTCGTTTAAGTACAGTGggcagtaaaaaaaaaacatgaattttatactgtattttctttttttgaaaaaacaaagtATAGAAAGTTGTAACTCTTTTAAGCCAATGAGAAAATTGAGGGTAAGTAGTTTTATAGTTGACCGACCACATGAGAGATATGGGTTCTCTTTCAGGTGAGTTTTCAATTGATGAGCTTACTTTTTATGGCAGTGAATGTTAAAGTTAATGATCTTTCACTACCTGAGCTGACAATTAAAAGTGAAAAGCTTTTCATTGGGGGCGAGAATCCTAGGAACTCTAgcttattattaataattaagatgACTTTAATTTGATCAGAGAATGTGTTACGGTGATGGTGATTGCAATGTCTCTTCTCTTGTTCAAAGagttaattaattcaatattatataattaatataaaagtttaaatacgaactattattctttttttttcttttatcattttaaccttcaatttttaaaatttagttaacttatttatttttggacaaaaaatttactgaactgttaaaattttaatggtactAATATGACCACTAATATGTCAATCCAtcttataaatcataaaaattttaaaaataaaatatttaaaattaacaaaatttaaaaagtttgtaaatttttttaaaattttatccattttatagataaaattttaaataaattgtcacatcaataccattaatattttaataattcagtaattttttaataaaaacaaataatttaactaaatttcaaaataaaatatcaaaataacccataaaaaataaatgttaaaagctaaatttatGTATGAGTATCCAATGTCTTGTTGCATTTCACCATTTTCTCTGGTCAAactattcttttccttttaattatatataccaATTACTGTCTGTCAGTcaccttgatttttttttttaaagtttatttggtttctaggaatatattaaaaaaattcaaattttgggaGAGAAATAAAGAAGTTTAAAGTCAGAAAGTGTAAATTTAGTAGTAGATTTCTTGTTTTATGTAATTTTGTAGTACAGTTTTGGTGAAGGGTTAGGGATGGTATGAGAGAAACTCAATTTGGCCCTACACAGTTAGGGAGCACTTGattcaaattcacacattcaTGCATTTGATTAGGACCCCactgttttttgttttgtttcacaGATCAAAACAGTTTACTTTTTGGTaggtttcatatatatatatatgtattaaattcaaaattctcaTGCAGATAAACAATGGGTAttctttaaatttgtaaaaaaagatagaaattaaattaaatttgtgaaaaaaatagaaattaaattatgaagtgTATACATGTACTCTACtagtatttatttcattttttgaagCATTAAAGTAGGTGTTATGGCGGTTGGTTCTGTGTTCCTTGGCAATTTAATTGCTTTATCTTCAAACACTGGCATCCAACCACAAAAATATTAGCCccaaaattatgtaaaaagagagaaaaaaaataaagtgaaaaacgAAAAAAGACAAAGAGAtatttaatgtatgaattgaGGAGTAGGACCCTCTTCTACCCtctctcatcatcatcatcttctcttcctttttcttgtattattattatgattaccataattttcttttttatttttattttaattaagcttACAGTGTGAAAGGAGACTTTTTTTCAAATCTTGTgtcaattattatttatgaaaacagcttgatatatacacatatcatatctccactccttttttttctttcacagaagaagaaaaaagaaaagaaaggttgGTTTGTATAGTTTATGAAAAGGGAGGGTCAAATCACACAAGTTCCCTTTGTTTTGTTGTATTTGCAGGTACTTCACCTAATTAAAAACCCATTAAAGAGTAATTGAAGGTCACCCATTAATCTCTCtgatacttttactttttccgGTTTCAATTGGGGGGGGGGGAATTGCAGAGATATTGAGTCTGACAATAAAGGACTAACTTACTGATagatcattaaaaaaaatcataaattccaCAGATAGATACATCATATCTCTTtctgtttatttaaattatatggtATTTTAGCTATAACTATATTAGCTTTtacttgtcaaaattttaattattttttaaagttctaTTTTGCagtgaagatgatgatgaagcACGTGTATACTCAAATTACCATCGCACCAGGTACAAATCTTATTAACTGTTACTATAATCAAttctctccctctctctctctctgtttCAATCTCTGTATTTCAGCCTTCTCTCTCTTATCTTTATATAAACACTAAAACTTTCTCCCCTATACTCCCTTTTTTCCTTCCCTCACCCTCATCCTTTTGTTCATCTTCTCCTCCTATTATTCCCATGTCTTCAAGCTCTAGACTTGTTCCCAAACCTTGACGAGCCAGCCAATCATAtttacttatatacatatattaattgtGGAGGATTATCACTCCTTTCCTTTCCACTGAATTCTCAGGATCCACTTGATCATCCCAAGATCATCAATACCCCATTTTTCCCAGAAAGTTCTGGAATGGGTTGATTTAAAGTCTGGGGATTTATTCTGGAGAATAAGGTAAAACATGTTTAGACTTTGTTGAtgttatggatgatttttttttctttttctagtgCTTGAGATTATGAAagtagtataataataataataataaatttggtgTTTCTTTGATCTTTTCAGTGAAGAGAAAAAGTAGAAAACAACATTAGAATTAAGCAAAGAAAACAACATACGATGGCGACGTACTTTCATGGGAACCCTGAAATCCAAGCAAGTACTGACGGCCTTCAAACCCTTGTACTTATGAACCCTGCCTATGTTCAGTATTCCGATACCCCTCCACCGCCCCAGGCCAGCAACCTCCTTTTCTTCAACCCTAACTCCCTCTCTCCGCCCCAAACTCAGCAACTCGTCGGCATCCCCCTCCCCGCTACCTCAGCTGCCAATCAAGGCCCTACCTCACACGATATCTCCCCCTTGCATGGCCTCGTCCAGCGCGTCCATTACAACATGTACAACCCTATTGACCCTTCCGGATCGGCGCGTGAAACTCCTCGCGCTCAACAAGGACTCTCTTTGACCCTTTCTTCCCAGCAGCAGCCGGGTTATGGATCCCAGGCTCAAGCAGTTTCAGGCGGGTCGGCTTCTTCGGGTTCAGGCGTGCACAATAGGGTGTCGGGTGTGCAAAGTGTGTTTTTGAGCTCTAAATACTTGAAGGCTGCTCAAGAGCTTCTTGATGAGGTTGTTAATGTTAACACTACTGGGATTACAAAGAGTGAATTATTGGCTAAGAAGGGTGGTGGTGGAAATAATCATAGCAATAGCAGTAGTAAGGCTATGGGAGAGTCGTCGGTGGTGGCCGGGGATGGCTCTGGTGGTGGGGAGGCAGGTGAGAAACACGTCGCAGAGCTGACCACGGCTGAGAAACAGGAAATTCAGATGAAGAAAGCAAAGCTAATTAACATGCTTGATGAGGTATGGaaattagattatatatatatatatatatatatggaaaaaacTGGGATAGAAGCAAGTTCAAAAGTTGTAACTCTACTATTTTAAGGTCTTATTTCTTTAGATTTCAATCCTTGAAGAttctttgtttaattaattgaaagcTCTAGTTTGTTATTAGACCTCAAATCCATGAAATTTACCAATTAGAGTACGTCAGTCAGGTTCTTGAATTCCAAACTTCTTCTAGACATCCAACGTAAGCTTATTGCTTAAGCACAACATATTGATATCAAATGgttgtcttttttatttggcAGGTGGAACAAAGGTATAGGCAATACCATCACCAGATGCAGATTGTAACATCCTCATTTGAGCAAGCAGCTGGAATTGGGTCAGCAAAAACATACACAGCTCTTGCATTAAAGACCATTTCAAAGCAATTTCGGTGTTTGAAAGATGCAATAACTGACCAAATCCGAGCAGCCAACAAGAGTTTaggggaagaagaagatggtGTAGGCGAAGCAGCCAAAATCGAGGGATCCAGACTTAAGTTCGTGGATCATCATCTTCGACAGCAAAGAGCACTTCAGCAGTTGGGAATGATCCAGCACAATGCTTGGAGACCCCAGAGAGGATTGCCTGAAAGATCAGTTTCTGTTCTTCGAGCTTGGCTCTTCGAACACTTCCTTCACCCGTATGTAATCTCTGAAATTTTCTCAATACTGCATTTGAAACATCCTTAAA
The sequence above is a segment of the Gossypium raimondii isolate GPD5lz chromosome 4, ASM2569854v1, whole genome shotgun sequence genome. Coding sequences within it:
- the LOC105766599 gene encoding BEL1-like homeodomain protein 1, translated to MATYFHGNPEIQASTDGLQTLVLMNPAYVQYSDTPPPPQASNLLFFNPNSLSPPQTQQLVGIPLPATSAANQGPTSHDISPLHGLVQRVHYNMYNPIDPSGSARETPRAQQGLSLTLSSQQQPGYGSQAQAVSGGSASSGSGVHNRVSGVQSVFLSSKYLKAAQELLDEVVNVNTTGITKSELLAKKGGGGNNHSNSSSKAMGESSVVAGDGSGGGEAGEKHVAELTTAEKQEIQMKKAKLINMLDEVEQRYRQYHHQMQIVTSSFEQAAGIGSAKTYTALALKTISKQFRCLKDAITDQIRAANKSLGEEEDGVGEAAKIEGSRLKFVDHHLRQQRALQQLGMIQHNAWRPQRGLPERSVSVLRAWLFEHFLHPYPKDSDKHMLAKQTGLTRSQVSNWFINARVRLWKPMVEEMYLEETKEQEQNGTSDDKTSKTENHEDSASKSTAPSCQNPGENQKVSSMSISTASTSPLAGNAHQQSRFSLIGSSELEGITQGSPKKPRSNELLQSPTSVQSMNMDMNQSEASNEVSMKFRKDGYSFMGTNTDFMGGFGQYPIGEIGRFDAEQFAPRFPGNGVSLTLGLPHCENLSLSGAHQNLIPNQTMQMGRRLDIDEPNEFGAINPPTPHSSAAYESINLHNRKRFVAQLLPDFVA